In the Ensifer adhaerens genome, one interval contains:
- a CDS encoding LysR family transcriptional regulator — MASSPDATRSSFDGLDLNDIVVFARVVQHGSFTTAAKLFGKSPSYMSKHVTQLENALKLTLLNRSTHNVFLTDAGSVFFDHCVRILSEIEAAKADASGLGSELIGTLRVHSTPGVGQALVAPAIIDFNALYPTVKVELTVSASSVNLMERGVDVVIGSRDFDDDDSFHTGLFERKLGPAPYVICAAPSYLEKHPRPVKPDDLRHHNCLIHTTQKPNPRHWSARVDVEEVVVEVDGAFHSNFESAIVLAAVQGAGIARLPFYSVAREIRTGELVSIFDGEIVSRRVIKAFYPKSRFVPKKLRAFLAMLEARLKETVSS, encoded by the coding sequence ATGGCCAGTTCTCCCGATGCAACCCGATCGAGCTTCGACGGACTTGATCTGAACGATATCGTCGTTTTCGCGCGCGTGGTGCAGCATGGCAGTTTCACCACGGCGGCCAAGCTGTTTGGCAAGTCGCCGTCCTATATGAGCAAGCACGTCACGCAGCTCGAAAATGCCTTGAAACTGACGTTGCTCAATCGATCGACGCATAACGTCTTCCTGACGGACGCGGGCAGCGTATTCTTCGATCACTGCGTTCGCATCCTGTCGGAGATCGAGGCAGCGAAGGCCGATGCGAGCGGTCTTGGTAGCGAGCTGATCGGCACGTTGCGCGTCCATTCGACACCCGGCGTCGGTCAGGCCCTGGTTGCGCCGGCCATCATCGACTTCAATGCACTCTATCCGACCGTGAAGGTCGAGCTCACGGTTTCCGCAAGCTCGGTCAACCTGATGGAGCGCGGTGTCGACGTTGTAATCGGGAGTCGGGATTTCGACGACGACGATTCGTTTCACACAGGCCTGTTTGAACGAAAGCTTGGGCCGGCCCCCTATGTCATCTGTGCTGCCCCTTCCTACCTGGAAAAGCATCCGCGCCCTGTAAAACCCGACGATCTTCGCCATCACAACTGCCTGATTCATACGACGCAGAAGCCCAATCCCAGGCATTGGAGTGCGCGAGTGGACGTGGAAGAAGTGGTGGTTGAAGTGGACGGAGCGTTTCACTCCAATTTCGAAAGCGCGATCGTGCTTGCGGCCGTGCAGGGGGCGGGTATTGCGCGCCTGCCGTTCTACAGCGTCGCCAGGGAAATCCGCACCGGCGAACTCGTGTCGATATTCGACGGCGAGATAGTATCCCGTCGCGTCATCAAGGCTTTCTATCCGAAGAGCCGGTTCGTGCCGAAAAAGTTGCGGGCGTTCCTTGCCATGCTGGAAGCGAGATTGAAGGAAACCGTATCGAGCTGA
- a CDS encoding ethanolamine ammonia-lyase reactivating factor EutA has protein sequence MHDLDFEHEHEDISETERQEIADWLWKQETVELLTVGIDIGSSTSHLLFARVVLRRDTEGLSSSFTVIDRKVVWRSPILLTPFLPDGTIDARELRHFFLHCYEDAGYRRSHIDTGAVILTGEAIKKKNARAIDEIFASESGRFACATAGHKLESMLAAHGSGATTLSKKRGACGLHVDIGGGTTKLALIDDGEIISVAAFAVGGRLLAHDKDGIWSRIDDSARAVAEELGLSADPDTMADPGNRAAIARRLAALVVDEVLGTPLDDMGRSFLLTEPLERRVEPTYITFSGGVSEYIFGYEDKDHGDIARLLAGEIIAQLTPRIDIPIVDAGQRIRATVIGASQFTVQVSGKTLYMNGADVLPRHNIPVVHLGRELPEVIDADEIAAAFRQSADRQDRDTRATVALAFSWTGSPDYSRLLAMAKAIKAVAAPDGKRGEPLVLMIDGDVGQTIGRILDRELGIHTHLISVDGVRLKDLDFVDLGEFMTPPGVIPVVIKSLLFS, from the coding sequence TTGCACGACCTCGATTTCGAACATGAACACGAAGATATCTCGGAAACCGAGCGCCAGGAAATCGCCGATTGGCTCTGGAAGCAGGAAACCGTCGAACTCCTGACGGTCGGTATCGATATCGGCAGCTCGACCTCGCATCTGCTGTTTGCACGGGTCGTCCTGCGGCGTGACACGGAAGGACTCTCCAGCAGCTTTACGGTTATCGATCGGAAGGTCGTCTGGCGTTCGCCGATCCTGCTGACACCATTCTTGCCGGATGGCACGATCGATGCGCGTGAGTTGCGCCACTTCTTCCTGCATTGCTACGAGGACGCCGGCTATCGCCGCAGTCATATCGACACGGGCGCGGTTATTCTGACCGGCGAGGCAATCAAGAAGAAGAACGCACGCGCAATCGATGAAATCTTCGCAAGTGAATCCGGACGATTTGCGTGCGCAACGGCCGGCCACAAGCTCGAATCAATGCTGGCGGCACATGGTTCAGGCGCCACTACCTTATCGAAGAAACGAGGAGCTTGCGGCCTTCATGTCGATATAGGCGGCGGCACGACGAAGCTCGCGCTGATCGACGACGGCGAGATCATCAGCGTAGCTGCCTTTGCAGTCGGCGGCCGGCTCCTGGCGCACGACAAGGATGGGATCTGGTCGCGGATCGACGATTCCGCACGCGCGGTTGCCGAGGAACTGGGGCTCAGTGCGGACCCCGACACCATGGCGGACCCCGGCAACCGCGCAGCGATCGCTCGCCGCCTGGCAGCGCTGGTGGTGGATGAAGTACTGGGCACGCCACTTGACGATATGGGGAGGAGCTTCCTTCTCACGGAGCCGCTCGAACGGCGTGTCGAGCCGACCTACATTACTTTTTCTGGCGGCGTGTCGGAGTATATCTTCGGCTACGAAGACAAAGATCACGGCGACATAGCACGTTTGCTCGCTGGCGAGATCATCGCTCAGTTGACGCCGCGCATCGATATTCCGATCGTCGATGCGGGCCAGCGCATCCGCGCAACCGTCATTGGCGCTTCGCAATTCACCGTGCAGGTGAGCGGAAAGACACTCTACATGAACGGTGCGGACGTCCTCCCACGCCACAATATTCCAGTGGTTCACCTTGGGCGGGAGCTTCCCGAAGTCATAGACGCGGACGAGATCGCCGCGGCTTTCCGTCAGAGTGCAGATCGACAGGACCGTGACACCAGGGCGACCGTGGCCCTGGCCTTTTCCTGGACGGGATCGCCGGACTATTCGCGGCTCCTGGCTATGGCTAAGGCAATCAAGGCCGTCGCGGCTCCCGACGGAAAACGCGGAGAGCCTCTCGTCTTGATGATCGACGGTGATGTCGGGCAGACGATCGGCCGAATTCTTGATCGCGAACTCGGTATCCACACGCACCTGATTTCTGTCGATGGCGTTCGGCTGAAAGACCTCGATTTTGTCGATCTGGGTGAGTTCATGACCCCGCCAGGCGTAATTCCCGTTGTCATCAAATCACTCCTTTTCTCCTGA
- a CDS encoding NAD(P)-dependent oxidoreductase: MRVAVIGSGEMGLAMGGHMLRKGFDVSAFDVEAERLRQAGELGLQPKESLADAARSAEMFLLVVANDQQVIDVCDGLSEAVGATIVVAATISPETMLGLKPRIEERGQRLVDAPVVYGASGARDGTLLSLCGGDPSDVDRVRPVLSSYSRDVVHVGPLGAGQVAKSCNNLLHWIHCVANFEALLIAKRYGIDAQRMREILLACPGTNGTLARWDTTRFTWQEKDMDVTMDLAQKAGLMLPLSAQVDQLVKTLKASDVKALLYGPEATYLGRTVRPLSAGEGGLG; this comes from the coding sequence ATGAGAGTAGCAGTCATCGGGTCGGGCGAAATGGGGCTTGCCATGGGCGGCCACATGCTCCGAAAGGGCTTTGACGTTTCGGCCTTCGACGTCGAAGCGGAACGGCTGCGGCAGGCCGGCGAACTGGGGCTTCAGCCGAAGGAAAGCCTGGCCGATGCGGCCAGATCCGCGGAGATGTTCCTGCTTGTCGTTGCCAACGACCAGCAGGTGATCGACGTTTGCGATGGGCTTTCGGAGGCCGTCGGCGCCACCATCGTCGTTGCGGCGACCATCAGTCCGGAGACCATGCTTGGTCTGAAGCCGCGTATCGAAGAGCGCGGGCAGCGTCTCGTCGATGCGCCCGTGGTCTATGGTGCCTCCGGCGCACGCGATGGAACGCTGTTGTCGCTATGCGGCGGCGACCCGTCAGATGTGGATCGCGTACGCCCCGTGCTGTCCAGCTACAGTCGGGACGTCGTGCATGTCGGTCCGCTTGGTGCCGGGCAAGTTGCCAAGTCATGCAACAATTTGCTGCACTGGATTCATTGCGTGGCGAACTTTGAAGCTCTTTTGATTGCCAAACGTTATGGGATCGATGCGCAGCGCATGCGCGAAATCCTGCTGGCCTGTCCCGGCACCAACGGGACGCTTGCCCGGTGGGATACGACCCGCTTCACCTGGCAGGAGAAGGACATGGACGTGACCATGGATCTTGCACAAAAAGCCGGGCTGATGCTTCCGCTTTCGGCGCAGGTCGATCAACTGGTCAAGACGTTGAAGGCGTCGGACGTAAAGGCTCTGCTCTATGGACCGGAGGCGACCTATCTTGGCCGCACCGTGCGTCCGCTTTCCGCCGGCGAGGGCGGTCTGGGCTAG
- a CDS encoding Bug family tripartite tricarboxylate transporter substrate binding protein, whose product MNMNRIHKAVVGVATMAAVMATPALAQEGAEFFNGKTVNYIVATAPGGGYDTNARLVAQFMQKNLPGSTFVVQNMPGAGHLIGTNYVYASEADGLTFGTFNTGLIYGQLAGDPGIKFDLGKMSWIGKVASDPRVIVVTTASGIESYEQLKNSKEPVKFASAGVGSASTVETTMLVKALGLPVEIISGYNGSDDQLAMRRGEVQGIIASRSSFQQFVDEGNAKIIAQIGGSETDVPQLSSLVDNADAQKVIALVASQSNISRLTAGPAGIPEDRLKALRDAYAKAVADPEFLEKAKQLGLPVDPKVGDDVANVVKAALDQSPEIVSILQDTLKKD is encoded by the coding sequence ATGAATATGAACCGCATCCACAAGGCTGTCGTCGGCGTCGCGACCATGGCCGCCGTCATGGCAACTCCGGCACTGGCGCAGGAGGGCGCCGAGTTTTTCAACGGCAAGACGGTGAACTATATCGTCGCCACGGCCCCGGGTGGTGGTTACGACACCAACGCGCGCCTGGTCGCCCAGTTCATGCAGAAGAACCTGCCGGGCTCGACCTTCGTGGTTCAGAACATGCCGGGTGCCGGCCATCTGATCGGCACCAACTACGTCTATGCCTCCGAAGCGGACGGTCTCACCTTCGGCACGTTCAATACAGGCCTCATCTATGGCCAGCTGGCGGGCGATCCGGGCATCAAGTTCGACCTCGGCAAAATGTCCTGGATCGGCAAAGTCGCTTCGGATCCGCGCGTCATCGTCGTCACCACGGCTTCGGGCATTGAAAGCTACGAGCAGCTCAAGAACAGCAAGGAGCCGGTAAAGTTCGCGTCTGCCGGTGTTGGAAGCGCTTCGACGGTGGAAACGACCATGCTCGTCAAGGCGCTCGGTCTGCCGGTCGAGATCATCTCGGGCTACAACGGCAGCGACGACCAGCTCGCCATGCGCCGTGGCGAAGTACAGGGCATCATCGCCTCGCGTTCGTCCTTCCAGCAGTTTGTCGATGAAGGCAATGCGAAGATCATCGCCCAGATCGGCGGATCGGAAACGGACGTACCGCAACTGTCCTCTCTGGTCGACAACGCCGATGCGCAGAAGGTGATCGCGCTTGTGGCATCGCAGAGCAACATCTCGCGTCTGACGGCCGGCCCGGCCGGCATTCCTGAGGACCGCCTGAAGGCCCTGCGTGACGCCTATGCCAAGGCGGTCGCCGATCCGGAGTTCCTCGAAAAGGCCAAGCAACTCGGCCTGCCGGTCGACCCGAAGGTCGGTGACGACGTCGCAAATGTGGTCAAGGCCGCGCTCGACCAGTCTCCGGAGATCGTCAGCATTCTCCAGGATACGCTGAAGAAGGACTGA
- a CDS encoding Bug family tripartite tricarboxylate transporter substrate binding protein: protein MHINRRVSAVAISAGVVVAGMNVAGAEDGAGFFDGKTITYIVATSPGGVYDTNGRLVAQYMQKHLPGSTFVVQNMPGAGHLIGTNYIYASEPDGLTFGTFNTGLIYGQLSGDPNIKFDLTKMSWIGKVASDPRVIIVTKESGIESFEQLRSLDQPIKFATAGKGSASMIEATLFVKALKLPIQVVSGYNGNEDQLAMMRGEVQGVIGSRSEFQQFVEEGKGRFVAQIGGSDTDVPQLSSMIDGDTARQVVALIESQSGISRLTAGPADMPVDRLKALRDAYVAATSDPEFIEKARTLGLPVDPLVGNDVGALVEKALDQKPDVIEALKEALSEG from the coding sequence ATGCACATCAATCGACGGGTTTCGGCAGTGGCCATTTCCGCGGGGGTTGTCGTTGCGGGAATGAACGTGGCAGGCGCGGAGGATGGTGCCGGCTTCTTCGACGGCAAGACGATCACCTATATCGTCGCGACATCGCCGGGCGGCGTCTACGACACCAATGGCAGACTGGTTGCCCAGTACATGCAGAAGCATTTGCCGGGCTCGACCTTCGTCGTCCAGAACATGCCAGGCGCCGGGCATCTGATCGGCACCAACTACATCTACGCATCAGAGCCCGACGGCCTGACGTTTGGTACCTTCAATACCGGCCTGATCTACGGCCAGCTCAGCGGTGATCCGAACATCAAGTTCGATCTGACGAAAATGTCCTGGATCGGCAAGGTTGCCTCCGATCCACGGGTGATCATCGTCACGAAGGAGTCCGGCATTGAAAGCTTCGAGCAGCTTCGTTCACTCGATCAGCCGATCAAGTTTGCCACCGCGGGCAAGGGTAGTGCCTCGATGATCGAGGCCACATTGTTCGTGAAGGCGCTGAAACTGCCGATCCAGGTCGTGTCGGGTTACAATGGCAACGAAGACCAGCTCGCAATGATGCGCGGTGAAGTCCAGGGTGTGATCGGCTCTCGCTCCGAGTTCCAGCAATTCGTGGAAGAAGGAAAGGGTCGCTTCGTCGCGCAGATCGGAGGCAGCGATACGGATGTTCCGCAGCTGTCGTCAATGATTGACGGTGACACGGCGCGACAGGTCGTGGCGCTGATTGAATCGCAAAGCGGGATTTCGCGGCTGACGGCAGGCCCGGCGGACATGCCGGTCGATCGTCTGAAGGCGCTGCGAGATGCCTATGTAGCCGCCACGTCTGACCCGGAATTCATCGAAAAGGCCCGTACTCTGGGCCTGCCCGTCGATCCGCTTGTCGGAAACGACGTCGGCGCTCTGGTCGAAAAGGCACTCGATCAGAAACCCGATGTCATCGAGGCACTGAAGGAAGCTTTGAGCGAGGGTTGA
- a CDS encoding tripartite tricarboxylate transporter TctB family protein — MRRFTFSTWLTVGMLAFFCVMVGLSTEFPAKARFMPLIVGIPAIGLCLIQLAIDLFHSPKSAFHGAPRAGVAHVPGAEPELPEFGPHTVRQELTMLTYFVAFVVGIVVLGFYVSVPILLLTFLRLQAEASWKMTISLAVGATAFLYLMFGALLHIQLFSGFFTPWLLRSIGIGMA; from the coding sequence ATGAGACGCTTTACATTCAGCACCTGGCTCACCGTCGGCATGCTCGCTTTCTTCTGCGTGATGGTGGGGCTGTCGACGGAGTTCCCGGCAAAGGCCCGCTTCATGCCGCTGATCGTGGGCATTCCGGCAATCGGGCTCTGTCTCATCCAGCTGGCGATCGACCTTTTCCATTCGCCGAAGAGTGCCTTCCACGGTGCCCCGCGCGCAGGCGTTGCCCATGTGCCGGGCGCCGAGCCGGAACTGCCCGAGTTCGGTCCGCACACCGTGCGCCAGGAACTCACCATGTTGACCTACTTTGTAGCCTTCGTGGTGGGTATCGTGGTCCTCGGCTTCTATGTGAGCGTGCCGATCCTTCTGCTGACGTTCCTGCGATTGCAGGCCGAGGCGTCCTGGAAGATGACCATCTCACTTGCTGTCGGCGCGACGGCCTTTCTCTACCTGATGTTCGGCGCGCTGCTGCACATCCAGCTGTTCAGCGGCTTCTTCACGCCCTGGCTCCTGAGGTCGATCGGTATCGGCATGGCCTGA
- a CDS encoding tripartite tricarboxylate transporter permease, with the protein MIETMFGALYNLVSTPHIMGLMLIAVVFGLLVGVTPGIGGKLSIAMAIPFVYGMDMVAGAVFLLTMHAVNGTSGQISSIMFGIPGDGDDAATTLDGYPLAKQGQAARALGASITASGVGGIIGAVVFAVMIPVLEPVILMFSPAEFFLIALLGISFIAFLASGSKIVKGLIVGFYGLMLSTVGMDPITGTPRYAGDMLFLWDGVSLVTAVLAMFAVPEMLALATKGGAISAVPMDKAFSYRQLFSGVMEVPRHWWLVIRTSIIGAIIGMIPGLGGSTAAWLCYGHAVQSSKTPERFGKGAIEGVIAPETASNGKEGGSLLPTLFFGIPGSSGMAVLLGAFLILGIQPGAMMVTKHLDLVWTLIWALVVGNLIAVGILLFACRWIAVLTFVNGRMLAPFILIFVTIGCFVSDVQWQNLVLLVLFSAVGYGFQRAGWPRSPFVIGLVLGGQAEASLHQALQLWGYSFFLRPMSLVLISMIVALMAYAFYRNFRPSSSHSGVEVNT; encoded by the coding sequence ATGATCGAGACTATGTTCGGGGCGCTCTACAATCTTGTGAGCACGCCCCACATCATGGGTCTCATGCTGATTGCGGTCGTCTTCGGCCTGCTCGTCGGCGTGACGCCCGGCATCGGTGGGAAGCTTTCCATCGCCATGGCTATTCCGTTCGTCTATGGCATGGACATGGTGGCCGGTGCCGTTTTCCTCTTGACGATGCATGCCGTCAACGGAACCAGCGGCCAGATCTCCAGTATCATGTTCGGCATTCCGGGCGACGGCGACGACGCTGCAACGACACTCGACGGGTATCCGCTTGCCAAGCAAGGGCAGGCGGCGCGGGCGCTCGGCGCCAGTATCACCGCGTCCGGCGTTGGCGGCATCATCGGTGCGGTTGTCTTTGCCGTGATGATCCCGGTGCTCGAACCGGTCATCTTGATGTTCAGCCCCGCGGAATTCTTCCTGATCGCCCTGCTCGGCATCAGCTTCATCGCCTTCCTGGCCAGCGGCAGCAAGATCGTGAAGGGCCTGATTGTCGGGTTCTACGGTCTGATGCTGTCCACCGTCGGCATGGATCCGATCACCGGCACCCCCCGTTACGCCGGCGACATGCTGTTCCTCTGGGACGGCGTCAGCCTTGTCACCGCCGTTCTCGCCATGTTTGCCGTGCCGGAAATGCTGGCGCTTGCCACCAAGGGCGGTGCGATCTCGGCAGTGCCCATGGACAAAGCGTTCTCATACCGTCAGCTGTTTTCAGGCGTCATGGAAGTGCCTCGCCATTGGTGGCTCGTCATCCGCACGTCGATCATCGGCGCGATTATCGGCATGATCCCGGGTCTTGGCGGCTCGACCGCGGCATGGCTTTGCTACGGTCACGCCGTCCAAAGCTCGAAAACGCCGGAGCGGTTCGGCAAGGGCGCGATCGAAGGCGTTATCGCCCCTGAAACCGCCAGCAATGGCAAAGAAGGCGGCTCGCTTCTTCCCACCCTTTTCTTCGGCATTCCCGGAAGTTCCGGCATGGCGGTTCTGCTCGGTGCCTTCCTCATTCTCGGCATCCAGCCGGGCGCGATGATGGTCACCAAGCACCTCGACCTGGTCTGGACGCTGATCTGGGCGCTGGTGGTCGGCAACCTGATCGCCGTCGGCATCCTGTTGTTCGCCTGCCGCTGGATTGCCGTGTTGACCTTCGTGAACGGCCGCATGCTCGCTCCGTTCATCCTGATCTTCGTCACGATCGGCTGTTTCGTCAGCGACGTGCAGTGGCAGAACCTGGTGCTCCTCGTTCTCTTCAGCGCGGTCGGCTACGGCTTCCAGCGTGCCGGCTGGCCACGTTCACCCTTCGTGATCGGTCTGGTTCTCGGCGGACAGGCGGAGGCCTCGCTCCATCAGGCTCTGCAGTTGTGGGGATACTCCTTCTTCCTGCGCCCGATGTCGCTCGTATTGATCAGCATGATCGTCGCCCTGATGGCCTACGCCTTCTATCGCAACTTCCGGCCAAGCAGCTCGCATTCGGGCGTGGAGGTCAACACATGA
- a CDS encoding chromate transporter has translation MITPVNRYQADLHRSGGEMDKPVGECAPVAVQPVPVLDLLSSFLRLGASSFGGGMTGWTHREIVERRRWLTDQEFLQTLTIAQIMPGANPVNLAVYIGLKLSGVRGAAAALCGMIMPAFLAILALSFTYQQLRSYPEAQAVLRGLACVGIASSLTMGIKTARRLKPHVLPIGIAVAVFLTVGVLRWPLVLVVAGAIPISVAATFWLERRRSHHG, from the coding sequence ATGATCACGCCCGTCAACAGGTATCAGGCCGACCTGCATCGTTCCGGAGGAGAGATGGACAAGCCCGTAGGAGAATGCGCGCCAGTCGCGGTTCAACCTGTCCCGGTTCTAGACCTGCTCTCGTCCTTCCTCCGGCTCGGCGCTTCGTCGTTTGGCGGCGGAATGACGGGCTGGACACATCGTGAAATCGTTGAGCGCCGGCGCTGGCTGACGGACCAGGAGTTCCTGCAGACACTGACGATCGCGCAGATCATGCCCGGCGCCAATCCGGTCAACCTGGCCGTCTACATTGGCTTGAAGCTTTCCGGGGTGCGGGGAGCGGCCGCGGCGCTGTGCGGCATGATCATGCCCGCCTTCCTCGCGATCCTGGCCTTAAGCTTTACCTATCAACAGCTGCGCAGCTATCCGGAGGCACAGGCAGTTCTGCGCGGGCTTGCCTGCGTCGGCATCGCCTCGAGCCTGACCATGGGCATAAAGACGGCGCGCCGGCTGAAGCCCCACGTTTTGCCGATCGGCATCGCGGTTGCGGTGTTCCTGACTGTCGGCGTCTTGCGCTGGCCCCTTGTCCTGGTCGTCGCCGGCGCTATCCCCATCAGTGTCGCCGCCACTTTCTGGCTTGAACGGCGAAGGTCGCATCATGGATGA
- a CDS encoding chromate transporter, which yields MDDGKLLNLIMMCIPLSLVSFGGGQTIIASLQHQTVDAQHMLSAARFTDLYAISRAAPGPGTMIVSLIGWEVSGILGAVLATLAIFLPSSILICAVGSYWQRHRGRPWAIAAEKGLAPVAVGLIFAGVFAVGRSAQFSAVELATTLAAGIVLLRTKLGPYPLLAAAGALYFILSLAGQV from the coding sequence ATGGATGACGGCAAGCTCCTCAACCTCATCATGATGTGCATTCCGCTGTCCCTCGTTTCCTTTGGCGGCGGCCAAACCATCATCGCGAGCCTCCAGCATCAGACGGTCGATGCGCAGCACATGCTGAGCGCTGCCCGCTTCACTGATCTCTACGCAATATCGCGAGCGGCACCCGGGCCGGGGACGATGATCGTCTCACTCATTGGCTGGGAAGTGAGCGGCATTCTGGGCGCTGTGCTCGCGACGCTTGCGATCTTTCTGCCGTCATCGATCCTCATTTGCGCCGTCGGAAGCTACTGGCAGCGACACCGAGGGCGCCCCTGGGCGATCGCAGCGGAAAAAGGTCTGGCTCCGGTGGCGGTCGGATTGATCTTTGCGGGTGTCTTCGCCGTCGGCCGCTCGGCGCAGTTCTCGGCGGTCGAGTTGGCAACCACTCTTGCGGCCGGCATCGTCCTGCTGCGGACAAAGCTCGGCCCCTACCCGCTGCTGGCTGCGGCCGGTGCCCTCTACTTCATCTTGAGCCTCGCCGGACAAGTCTGA
- a CDS encoding phosphate ABC transporter substrate-binding protein, whose product MTHPLVLKTALGKHDHVKPLKDGRVRSNRVELVFEDFEPLPKAFRTMVRGGDLDVSEMAIVTHLLAHHYGKPITGLAIPLWSRLPHTNLVCPATSPIEGPRDLAGTRVGVRAYAQTSGVWVRGFLQHEYGVDLDGITWVTMEDAHLGEYQDPANTERNRSEMALRPLMLSGALAAIMGERDVDPAGIRTVIPDAEATAEAWIARTGIVPINHTVTVKTALLEEYPWLAGELMEMFEEARHLAVADGAAPPPAYGLEANRDSLQLAFAYSAEQGITPRTYDARELYPAI is encoded by the coding sequence ATGACGCACCCCCTGGTGCTGAAAACGGCGCTTGGAAAGCACGATCACGTCAAGCCACTGAAGGACGGACGCGTTCGCTCGAACCGAGTGGAGTTGGTGTTCGAAGACTTCGAGCCCTTGCCCAAGGCTTTCCGTACGATGGTTCGCGGTGGTGACCTCGACGTTTCGGAAATGGCGATCGTCACGCACCTGCTGGCGCATCACTATGGAAAACCGATCACGGGCCTCGCGATCCCGCTCTGGAGCCGTCTGCCCCACACCAATCTCGTCTGTCCCGCCACATCGCCTATTGAAGGTCCGCGGGATCTGGCGGGAACCCGGGTCGGCGTACGGGCCTATGCTCAGACCTCCGGCGTTTGGGTGCGCGGCTTCCTCCAGCATGAGTATGGCGTCGATCTCGACGGCATCACCTGGGTCACCATGGAAGACGCCCATCTCGGCGAGTACCAGGATCCTGCGAACACCGAACGTAACCGCAGCGAAATGGCGCTTCGTCCCTTGATGCTCTCGGGCGCGCTCGCAGCCATCATGGGTGAGCGCGACGTCGATCCCGCAGGCATTCGCACCGTGATCCCGGACGCGGAGGCCACCGCTGAAGCCTGGATTGCTCGCACCGGTATCGTGCCCATCAATCACACTGTTACCGTCAAGACGGCGCTCCTCGAGGAATATCCCTGGCTCGCCGGCGAGCTGATGGAAATGTTCGAGGAGGCACGCCACCTGGCCGTCGCCGATGGCGCGGCACCGCCGCCGGCCTACGGGCTTGAGGCAAACAGGGATTCGCTGCAGCTCGCCTTTGCCTATTCCGCCGAGCAGGGCATCACTCCGCGCACCTATGACGCCCGCGAGCTCTACCCCGCGATCTGA
- a CDS encoding amidohydrolase family protein, which produces MIIDIHGHYTTEPQALHLFRDRQLAGLADPMRRPLTTDLGITDEMLLKSVEPQLTFQKERGSDLTIFSPRAAGMAHHVGTEAVSMQWSQMSNDLIHRICKLLPDNFAAVGQLPQHPGAPPKNCIPELERIVTELGFVGVNLNPDPSGGYWTDPPLTDRQWYPLYEKLCELDVPAMIHVTSSCNPCFHHTGAHYINGDTTAFMQLIQGDLFKDFPTLRFVIPHGGGAVPFHWGRYRGLAQEMKKPLLTDHLLNNVFFDTCVYHYPGIELMAKVIPIDNILFASEMLGAVKGIDPETGHHYDDTKRYIDQLTTLDEESRYKVFEGNARRVYPRLDAQLTKRGRPGRAGL; this is translated from the coding sequence ATGATCATCGACATTCACGGACACTACACCACCGAGCCACAGGCTCTGCACCTGTTCCGCGACCGGCAGCTCGCCGGCCTCGCTGATCCGATGCGCCGTCCGCTCACCACCGATCTCGGCATCACCGACGAGATGCTTCTGAAGTCCGTTGAGCCGCAATTGACGTTTCAGAAGGAACGCGGCAGCGACCTGACGATTTTCTCACCCCGCGCCGCCGGCATGGCCCATCATGTCGGCACGGAAGCCGTCAGCATGCAGTGGTCGCAAATGTCGAATGACCTGATCCACCGCATCTGCAAACTCCTGCCGGACAACTTTGCAGCGGTCGGACAGTTGCCACAGCATCCCGGCGCGCCGCCGAAGAACTGTATCCCTGAACTCGAGCGTATCGTCACCGAACTCGGGTTCGTCGGCGTCAACCTCAACCCCGATCCATCCGGTGGCTATTGGACCGACCCGCCGCTCACCGACCGCCAATGGTACCCGCTCTACGAAAAGCTCTGCGAGCTCGACGTTCCCGCCATGATCCATGTGACGTCGTCCTGCAATCCTTGTTTCCACCACACGGGGGCGCATTACATCAACGGCGACACGACGGCCTTCATGCAGTTGATACAGGGTGACCTGTTCAAGGATTTCCCGACGCTGCGGTTCGTGATCCCGCATGGCGGCGGGGCGGTACCGTTCCATTGGGGGCGCTATCGCGGTCTGGCGCAGGAAATGAAGAAGCCGCTCCTTACGGACCACCTGCTCAACAACGTCTTCTTCGACACATGCGTCTACCACTATCCGGGCATCGAGCTGATGGCCAAGGTCATCCCGATCGACAACATTCTCTTCGCGTCCGAAATGCTCGGCGCGGTCAAGGGCATCGATCCGGAGACGGGCCACCACTACGACGACACCAAGCGCTACATCGACCAGCTGACGACGCTCGACGAAGAAAGCCGCTACAAGGTCTTTGAAGGCAACGCGCGGCGCGTCTATCCGCGCCTCGATGCGCAGCTCACCAAACGCGGGCGCCCAGGCCGGGCCGGACTTTAG